One Punica granatum isolate Tunisia-2019 chromosome 3, ASM765513v2, whole genome shotgun sequence genomic window carries:
- the LOC116198737 gene encoding isoeugenol synthase 1-like isoform X4: MQGTTYLSMHVNQPTYCDRRVRRPTQCSWFLLMERTSPSHNLMATVTSDKILIFGASGYLGKFMVNACVSMGHPTYAYVRPLSNAGSDPSKRLLLEQFESLNVTVIQGGLDEHEKLVSVIRQVDVVISTLPVPQHLEQMKIIRAMHEAGNIKRFVPSEFGNEVDRVSGLPPFEALLENKRKIRRATEAAGIPYTYVSANSFSAYFIDYFLHPREMRDEVTVYGSGEAKAVLNFEEDIAAYTVKAATDPRAANRVIIYRPIGNIASQLDLITWWEERTERTLKRIHIPEEEIVKLTETLPFPENIPVAILHNIFIKGDQMSFELTEDDLEASRLYPDHKYTSVTDLLNQCLFDLLQTVQLYIRTPLYIRNPYIRYLTFSVVLDIRLMSGY; the protein is encoded by the exons ATGCAAGGAACAACCTATCTTTCTATGCATGTGAATCAGCCAACCTATTGTGATCG ACGAGTCAGGCGACCAACACAATGTTCGTGGTTTCTCCTTATGGAGAGGACATCTCCTTCACATAATCTG ATGGCAACCGTGACAAGCGACAAGATACTGATATTCGGAGCGAGTGGATATCTCGGGAAATTCATGGTCAATGCCTGCGTTTCCATGGGCCATCCCACTTATGCGTATGTTCGCCCCTTAAGCAACGCTGGCAGCGACCCTTCCAAGCGGCTTCTTCTCGAGCAGTTCGAGTCCTTGAATGTCACCGTGATTCAA GGTGGACTGGATGAGCATGAGAAGCTTGTCTCAGTAATCCGGCAGGTTGATGTCGTGATCTCCACGCTTCCCGTTCCTCAGCACCTTGAGCAGATGAAAATCATCAGAGCCATGCACGAGGCCGGCAACATAAAG AGGTTCGTCCCGTCCGAGTTTGGGAACGAGGTTGACAGGGTGAGCGGGCTACCACCATTCGAAGCTTTGCTTGAGAACAAGCGGAAGATAAGAAGGGCGACCGAAGCTGCAGGGATTCCATACACTTACGTCTCTGCAAACTCATTCTCCGCGTATTTCATCGACTACTTTCTGCATCCTCGTGAAATGCGTGATGAAGTAACCGTCTATGGAAGTGGCGAAGCAAAAG CTGTCTTGAACTTTGAAGAAGACATTGCCGCATACACTGTGAAGGCAGCAACGGATCCGAGAGCAGCCAATCGCGTGATCATCTACCGACCTATTGGAAACATTGCATCACAGTTAGACCTGATCACCTGGTGGGAGGAAAGGACTGAACGTACGCTGAAGCGGATCCACATCCCAGAAGAGGAAATAGTGAAGCTTACAGAAA CTTTACCATTTCCAGAAAACATACCAGTCGCGATCCTCCATAATATATTCATCAAAGGGGACCAGATGAGCTTTGAGCTCACAGAGGATGATCTTGAGGCTTCCCGATTATACCCTGATCACAAGTACACTTCGGTCACCGACCTGCTCAATCAATGCCTGTTCGATCTATTACAGACTGTACAATTGTATATTAGGACACCATTGTATATTAGGAACCCGTATATTCGGTATTTGACATTTTCGGTAGTCTTGGATATTAGGCTCATGTCAGGATATTAG
- the LOC116198737 gene encoding isoeugenol synthase 1-like isoform X3 has product MCAISMQGTTYLSMHVNQPTYCDRRVRRPTQCSWFLLMERTSPSHNLMATVTSDKILIFGASGYLGKFMVNACVSMGHPTYAYVRPLSNAGSDPSKRLLLEQFESLNVTVIQGGLDEHEKLVSVIRQVDVVISTLPVPQHLEQMKIIRAMHEAGNIKRFVPSEFGNEVDRVSGLPPFEALLENKRKIRRATEAAGIPYTYVSANSFSAYFIDYFLHPREMRDEVTVYGSGEAKAVLNFEEDIAAYTVKAATDPRAANRVIIYRPIGNIASQLDLITWWEERTERTLKRIHIPEEEIVKLTETLPFPENIPVAILHNIFIKGDQMSFELTEDDLEASRLYPDHKYTSVTDLLNQCLFDLLQTVQLYIRTPLYIRNPYIRYLTFSVVLDIRLMSGY; this is encoded by the exons ATGTGT GCGATCTCAATGCAAGGAACAACCTATCTTTCTATGCATGTGAATCAGCCAACCTATTGTGATCG ACGAGTCAGGCGACCAACACAATGTTCGTGGTTTCTCCTTATGGAGAGGACATCTCCTTCACATAATCTG ATGGCAACCGTGACAAGCGACAAGATACTGATATTCGGAGCGAGTGGATATCTCGGGAAATTCATGGTCAATGCCTGCGTTTCCATGGGCCATCCCACTTATGCGTATGTTCGCCCCTTAAGCAACGCTGGCAGCGACCCTTCCAAGCGGCTTCTTCTCGAGCAGTTCGAGTCCTTGAATGTCACCGTGATTCAA GGTGGACTGGATGAGCATGAGAAGCTTGTCTCAGTAATCCGGCAGGTTGATGTCGTGATCTCCACGCTTCCCGTTCCTCAGCACCTTGAGCAGATGAAAATCATCAGAGCCATGCACGAGGCCGGCAACATAAAG AGGTTCGTCCCGTCCGAGTTTGGGAACGAGGTTGACAGGGTGAGCGGGCTACCACCATTCGAAGCTTTGCTTGAGAACAAGCGGAAGATAAGAAGGGCGACCGAAGCTGCAGGGATTCCATACACTTACGTCTCTGCAAACTCATTCTCCGCGTATTTCATCGACTACTTTCTGCATCCTCGTGAAATGCGTGATGAAGTAACCGTCTATGGAAGTGGCGAAGCAAAAG CTGTCTTGAACTTTGAAGAAGACATTGCCGCATACACTGTGAAGGCAGCAACGGATCCGAGAGCAGCCAATCGCGTGATCATCTACCGACCTATTGGAAACATTGCATCACAGTTAGACCTGATCACCTGGTGGGAGGAAAGGACTGAACGTACGCTGAAGCGGATCCACATCCCAGAAGAGGAAATAGTGAAGCTTACAGAAA CTTTACCATTTCCAGAAAACATACCAGTCGCGATCCTCCATAATATATTCATCAAAGGGGACCAGATGAGCTTTGAGCTCACAGAGGATGATCTTGAGGCTTCCCGATTATACCCTGATCACAAGTACACTTCGGTCACCGACCTGCTCAATCAATGCCTGTTCGATCTATTACAGACTGTACAATTGTATATTAGGACACCATTGTATATTAGGAACCCGTATATTCGGTATTTGACATTTTCGGTAGTCTTGGATATTAGGCTCATGTCAGGATATTAG
- the LOC116198737 gene encoding isoeugenol synthase 1-like isoform X2 — protein sequence MCFWQAISMQGTTYLSMHVNQPTYCDRRVRRPTQCSWFLLMERTSPSHNLMATVTSDKILIFGASGYLGKFMVNACVSMGHPTYAYVRPLSNAGSDPSKRLLLEQFESLNVTVIQGGLDEHEKLVSVIRQVDVVISTLPVPQHLEQMKIIRAMHEAGNIKRFVPSEFGNEVDRVSGLPPFEALLENKRKIRRATEAAGIPYTYVSANSFSAYFIDYFLHPREMRDEVTVYGSGEAKAVLNFEEDIAAYTVKAATDPRAANRVIIYRPIGNIASQLDLITWWEERTERTLKRIHIPEEEIVKLTETLPFPENIPVAILHNIFIKGDQMSFELTEDDLEASRLYPDHKYTSVTDLLNQCLFDLLQTVQLYIRTPLYIRNPYIRYLTFSVVLDIRLMSGY from the exons ATGTGT TTCTGGCAGGCGATCTCAATGCAAGGAACAACCTATCTTTCTATGCATGTGAATCAGCCAACCTATTGTGATCG ACGAGTCAGGCGACCAACACAATGTTCGTGGTTTCTCCTTATGGAGAGGACATCTCCTTCACATAATCTG ATGGCAACCGTGACAAGCGACAAGATACTGATATTCGGAGCGAGTGGATATCTCGGGAAATTCATGGTCAATGCCTGCGTTTCCATGGGCCATCCCACTTATGCGTATGTTCGCCCCTTAAGCAACGCTGGCAGCGACCCTTCCAAGCGGCTTCTTCTCGAGCAGTTCGAGTCCTTGAATGTCACCGTGATTCAA GGTGGACTGGATGAGCATGAGAAGCTTGTCTCAGTAATCCGGCAGGTTGATGTCGTGATCTCCACGCTTCCCGTTCCTCAGCACCTTGAGCAGATGAAAATCATCAGAGCCATGCACGAGGCCGGCAACATAAAG AGGTTCGTCCCGTCCGAGTTTGGGAACGAGGTTGACAGGGTGAGCGGGCTACCACCATTCGAAGCTTTGCTTGAGAACAAGCGGAAGATAAGAAGGGCGACCGAAGCTGCAGGGATTCCATACACTTACGTCTCTGCAAACTCATTCTCCGCGTATTTCATCGACTACTTTCTGCATCCTCGTGAAATGCGTGATGAAGTAACCGTCTATGGAAGTGGCGAAGCAAAAG CTGTCTTGAACTTTGAAGAAGACATTGCCGCATACACTGTGAAGGCAGCAACGGATCCGAGAGCAGCCAATCGCGTGATCATCTACCGACCTATTGGAAACATTGCATCACAGTTAGACCTGATCACCTGGTGGGAGGAAAGGACTGAACGTACGCTGAAGCGGATCCACATCCCAGAAGAGGAAATAGTGAAGCTTACAGAAA CTTTACCATTTCCAGAAAACATACCAGTCGCGATCCTCCATAATATATTCATCAAAGGGGACCAGATGAGCTTTGAGCTCACAGAGGATGATCTTGAGGCTTCCCGATTATACCCTGATCACAAGTACACTTCGGTCACCGACCTGCTCAATCAATGCCTGTTCGATCTATTACAGACTGTACAATTGTATATTAGGACACCATTGTATATTAGGAACCCGTATATTCGGTATTTGACATTTTCGGTAGTCTTGGATATTAGGCTCATGTCAGGATATTAG
- the LOC116198737 gene encoding isoeugenol synthase 1-like isoform X1: MFERRLISINAISMQGTTYLSMHVNQPTYCDRRVRRPTQCSWFLLMERTSPSHNLMATVTSDKILIFGASGYLGKFMVNACVSMGHPTYAYVRPLSNAGSDPSKRLLLEQFESLNVTVIQGGLDEHEKLVSVIRQVDVVISTLPVPQHLEQMKIIRAMHEAGNIKRFVPSEFGNEVDRVSGLPPFEALLENKRKIRRATEAAGIPYTYVSANSFSAYFIDYFLHPREMRDEVTVYGSGEAKAVLNFEEDIAAYTVKAATDPRAANRVIIYRPIGNIASQLDLITWWEERTERTLKRIHIPEEEIVKLTETLPFPENIPVAILHNIFIKGDQMSFELTEDDLEASRLYPDHKYTSVTDLLNQCLFDLLQTVQLYIRTPLYIRNPYIRYLTFSVVLDIRLMSGY; this comes from the exons ATGTTCGAGCGACGATTAATCTCAATCAAT GCGATCTCAATGCAAGGAACAACCTATCTTTCTATGCATGTGAATCAGCCAACCTATTGTGATCG ACGAGTCAGGCGACCAACACAATGTTCGTGGTTTCTCCTTATGGAGAGGACATCTCCTTCACATAATCTG ATGGCAACCGTGACAAGCGACAAGATACTGATATTCGGAGCGAGTGGATATCTCGGGAAATTCATGGTCAATGCCTGCGTTTCCATGGGCCATCCCACTTATGCGTATGTTCGCCCCTTAAGCAACGCTGGCAGCGACCCTTCCAAGCGGCTTCTTCTCGAGCAGTTCGAGTCCTTGAATGTCACCGTGATTCAA GGTGGACTGGATGAGCATGAGAAGCTTGTCTCAGTAATCCGGCAGGTTGATGTCGTGATCTCCACGCTTCCCGTTCCTCAGCACCTTGAGCAGATGAAAATCATCAGAGCCATGCACGAGGCCGGCAACATAAAG AGGTTCGTCCCGTCCGAGTTTGGGAACGAGGTTGACAGGGTGAGCGGGCTACCACCATTCGAAGCTTTGCTTGAGAACAAGCGGAAGATAAGAAGGGCGACCGAAGCTGCAGGGATTCCATACACTTACGTCTCTGCAAACTCATTCTCCGCGTATTTCATCGACTACTTTCTGCATCCTCGTGAAATGCGTGATGAAGTAACCGTCTATGGAAGTGGCGAAGCAAAAG CTGTCTTGAACTTTGAAGAAGACATTGCCGCATACACTGTGAAGGCAGCAACGGATCCGAGAGCAGCCAATCGCGTGATCATCTACCGACCTATTGGAAACATTGCATCACAGTTAGACCTGATCACCTGGTGGGAGGAAAGGACTGAACGTACGCTGAAGCGGATCCACATCCCAGAAGAGGAAATAGTGAAGCTTACAGAAA CTTTACCATTTCCAGAAAACATACCAGTCGCGATCCTCCATAATATATTCATCAAAGGGGACCAGATGAGCTTTGAGCTCACAGAGGATGATCTTGAGGCTTCCCGATTATACCCTGATCACAAGTACACTTCGGTCACCGACCTGCTCAATCAATGCCTGTTCGATCTATTACAGACTGTACAATTGTATATTAGGACACCATTGTATATTAGGAACCCGTATATTCGGTATTTGACATTTTCGGTAGTCTTGGATATTAGGCTCATGTCAGGATATTAG
- the LOC116198737 gene encoding isoeugenol synthase 1-like isoform X5, with product MATVTSDKILIFGASGYLGKFMVNACVSMGHPTYAYVRPLSNAGSDPSKRLLLEQFESLNVTVIQGGLDEHEKLVSVIRQVDVVISTLPVPQHLEQMKIIRAMHEAGNIKRFVPSEFGNEVDRVSGLPPFEALLENKRKIRRATEAAGIPYTYVSANSFSAYFIDYFLHPREMRDEVTVYGSGEAKAVLNFEEDIAAYTVKAATDPRAANRVIIYRPIGNIASQLDLITWWEERTERTLKRIHIPEEEIVKLTETLPFPENIPVAILHNIFIKGDQMSFELTEDDLEASRLYPDHKYTSVTDLLNQCLFDLLQTVQLYIRTPLYIRNPYIRYLTFSVVLDIRLMSGY from the exons ATGGCAACCGTGACAAGCGACAAGATACTGATATTCGGAGCGAGTGGATATCTCGGGAAATTCATGGTCAATGCCTGCGTTTCCATGGGCCATCCCACTTATGCGTATGTTCGCCCCTTAAGCAACGCTGGCAGCGACCCTTCCAAGCGGCTTCTTCTCGAGCAGTTCGAGTCCTTGAATGTCACCGTGATTCAA GGTGGACTGGATGAGCATGAGAAGCTTGTCTCAGTAATCCGGCAGGTTGATGTCGTGATCTCCACGCTTCCCGTTCCTCAGCACCTTGAGCAGATGAAAATCATCAGAGCCATGCACGAGGCCGGCAACATAAAG AGGTTCGTCCCGTCCGAGTTTGGGAACGAGGTTGACAGGGTGAGCGGGCTACCACCATTCGAAGCTTTGCTTGAGAACAAGCGGAAGATAAGAAGGGCGACCGAAGCTGCAGGGATTCCATACACTTACGTCTCTGCAAACTCATTCTCCGCGTATTTCATCGACTACTTTCTGCATCCTCGTGAAATGCGTGATGAAGTAACCGTCTATGGAAGTGGCGAAGCAAAAG CTGTCTTGAACTTTGAAGAAGACATTGCCGCATACACTGTGAAGGCAGCAACGGATCCGAGAGCAGCCAATCGCGTGATCATCTACCGACCTATTGGAAACATTGCATCACAGTTAGACCTGATCACCTGGTGGGAGGAAAGGACTGAACGTACGCTGAAGCGGATCCACATCCCAGAAGAGGAAATAGTGAAGCTTACAGAAA CTTTACCATTTCCAGAAAACATACCAGTCGCGATCCTCCATAATATATTCATCAAAGGGGACCAGATGAGCTTTGAGCTCACAGAGGATGATCTTGAGGCTTCCCGATTATACCCTGATCACAAGTACACTTCGGTCACCGACCTGCTCAATCAATGCCTGTTCGATCTATTACAGACTGTACAATTGTATATTAGGACACCATTGTATATTAGGAACCCGTATATTCGGTATTTGACATTTTCGGTAGTCTTGGATATTAGGCTCATGTCAGGATATTAG